In one Lycorma delicatula isolate Av1 chromosome 5, ASM4794821v1, whole genome shotgun sequence genomic region, the following are encoded:
- the LOC142325023 gene encoding uncharacterized protein LOC142325023 — MDKMNDISENIIQQDDFSSMFKNLSIAENRDQGKNLYERQKGNDSDISSTKYINKVNTSYDDDNKLIGHGGSAVSIEQEYLSDSDCIYDEFSFPRCEYKTRFKGTSAFPMDEKKYWGTYFRSTVSGGNSDRIAKLTKSNKTYSNTSINKSPGKKIQTIPKAKTGTIKSPWIHNEYKKIFNIEPKELKINRHSGILLYDQLLQYKAHICTTVINSFSALEITDKKIDVYFENDYPCILVQIKKFAAQLEPEKEQASLYNIVIAYFTAITNKIAKDYNIPVELVNRSSFGHNIPSVAATAKNFRINIGIVPKVYASKVLANSLKLLNNQFLVPLLSSDTTKTLKLGFTPDEIKTHNSDVTNYNLIKINKRNSSRRQPLQVERWNENEDLFIVLCKVGDSSGRKVSFQITRCKAYIDLLTDYVTEHLQTSNTCPSNLLFTKPLMDILKKLTYKSIVTLEIKKDDYHNKKLKFSDEEDPNIKGDDKFWKTIQDISSIFELLDINTLSSSINSKKINGLYSMLERGNLEFIKNSNIQQSEEGYGSDSDCEVSVEDTTFYSRKITVSTGMRAINLAHFLLLLFRSKNIDVDYMYYEVADILKNLVCNISDSCFFSQTSTKLVDNIFDSFFLSQSPMKVKLKYIDLNHCAAYPNDKVDLKEIQQDLYFVQAILLDCTSATTAKISEAISLFIPKVPLLLLVNSGIKNEQIGADMNPYGTLRIIATDQKNLNKMYYILKAHLIVAENLPSESHNIRKTYKTVGAVVKSADIFKKERGYNYKPNTNKNDNSKYYGIEPSKLPDEMEKIATLFSSDYEDVLINLIKCHKSLDNILQWDLKKIEFLGSTKVFNVLKKLWPGDIESRFNQIAESYDTDCSFISELINIIM, encoded by the coding sequence atggataaaatgaaTGATATATCAGAAAACATTATTCAACAAGATGATTTTTCTTCtatgtttaaaaatctttcaattgcTGAAAACCGAGATCAAggtaaaaatttgtatgaaagaCAAAAAGGTAATGATTCAGATATTAGCAgtactaaatatataaacaaagtaaatacaagctatgatgatgataataagcTAATCGGGCATGGTGGCTCTGCTGTGAGCATAGAACAAGAGTATTTATCTGATTCTGACTGCATATATGATGAATTTTCTTTTCCCAGGTGTGAATACAAAACTAGATTTAAAGGCACCAGCGCATTTCCAATGGATGAGAAAAAGTATTGGGGCACATATTTTCGATCAACAGTTAGTGGTGGTAATTCTGATAGGATTGCAAAATTAACCAAGTCTAATAAAACATATAGTAACACTAGTATAAATAAATCACctggaaaaaaaatacaaactattcCAAAAGCTAAAACTGGTACTATTAAGAGTCCATGGATTCAcaatgagtataaaaaaatttttaatattgaacctaaggaacttaaaattaatagacaTAGTGGTATTTTGTTATATGATCAGCTTCTTCAGTATAAAGCACATATTTGTACTActgttattaatagtttttcagCACTAGAAATAACTGATAAGAAAATagatgtatattttgaaaatgattatcCTTGCATTTTGgtacaaatcaaaaaatttgcTGCACAACTTGAGCCAGAAAAAGAACAAGCTAGTTTGTATAATATAGTGATAGCATATTTTACTGCTATAACGAATAAAATTGCTAAAGATTACAACATACCTGTTGAATTAGTCAACAGATCAAGTTTTGGTCATAATATTCCTAGTGTGGCAGCAACTGCGaagaattttagaataaatattggAATTGTACcaaaagtttatgcttctaaagtaTTAGctaacagtttaaaattacttaataatcaatttttagtaCCATTACTTAGCAGTGATACAACCAAAACATTAAAGTTAGGTTTTACCCCAGATGAAATTAAGACTCATAACAGTGACGTTACTAAttataatctgataaaaattaataagcgaAATAGTTCAAGAAGACAACCTTTACAAGTTGAACGTTGGAACGAGAATGaggatttatttattgtactttgtaAAGTTGGAGATTCAAGTGGGAGAAAAGTTTCTTTTCAAATTACTAGATGCAAAGCGTATATTGATTTACTTACTGATTATGTAACTGAACATTTACAGACTTCTAATACATGTCCAAGcaatcttttatttacaaaacctttaatggatatactaaaaaaattaacttataaaagtaTAGTAACTTTAGAAATTAAGAAAGATGactatcataataaaaaacttaaattcagcGATGaagaagatccaaatattaaagGTGATGACAAATTTTGGAAAACTATACAAGATATCTCctcaatttttgaattattagatattaatacattatcttCTTCTATTAACAGTAAAAAGATAAACGGTTTATACAGTATGCTTGAACGAGGAAATTTagaatttatcaaaaatagtAATATCCAACAATCTGAAGAGGGATATGGCAGCGATAGTGATTGTGAAGTTAGTGTTGAAGACACTACTTTTTATTCACGAAAAATAACAGTATCTACTGGAATGAGAGCAATTAATTTAGCTCATTTTTTGTTACTCCTATTCCGCtcaaaaaatattgatgtagATTACATGTATTATGAGGTAgctgatatattaaaaaacttagtatGCAATATTTCTGATTCATGTTTTTTTAGCCAAACATCAACAAAATTAGTAGACAatatttttgattcattttttttgagCCAATCaccaatgaaagtaaaattaaagtatattgatttaaatcactGTGCAGCTTATCCTAATGATAAAGTGGATCTTAAAGAAATTCAACAAGATTTATACTTTGTACAAGCGATACTATTAGATTGCACAAGTGCTACAACTGCAAAGATTAGTGAAGCGATTAGTTTATTTATTCCGAAAGTACCTTTACTGTTATTGGTAAATAGtggtataaaaaatgaacaaattggTGCTGATATGAATCCTTATGGCACATTAAGAATTATTGCAACAGATCAGAAAAATCTTAATAAGATGTACTATATATTAAAAGCTCATTTAATTGTAGCTGAAAATTTACCAAGTGAATCacataatataagaaaaacatataaaactgtTGGAGCTGTGGTAAAAAGTgcagatatatttaaaaaggaGAGAGGATATAATTATAAGCCtaataccaataaaaatgatAACTCAAAATATTATGGTATTGAACCCAGTAAGTTACCTGATGAAATGGAAAAGATAGCTACTCTATTTTCTAGTGATTATGAAGatgtacttattaatttaataaaatgtcataaGAGCCTAGATAATATACTGCAATGggacttaaaaaaaatagaatttttaggtTCAACCAaggtttttaatgtattaaaaaagttatggCCTGGTGATATTGAAAGTAGATTTAATCAGATAGCAGAGTCATATGATACTGATTGTAGCTTTAttagtgaattaataaatattattatgtaa